A single region of the Thermodesulfatator indicus DSM 15286 genome encodes:
- the lptE gene encoding LptE family protein, with protein sequence MFRLFIALFFLFSLCSCGYQLEGRPTNFSSKWKTIYVPVWKNPTSEIRLGEILAQELRKRIEMAGDFQITDQDDADLILEGQILSVSVGGLSYNIYTETLERRVYLRARAKLIDKTGHVIWRNDSLSRTEEYPVFREVVGEEVDPGRELALQKICQDLAEIIYHQISSSF encoded by the coding sequence ATGTTTCGTCTTTTTATAGCTCTATTTTTTTTATTTTCATTGTGTTCCTGTGGATATCAGCTTGAAGGTCGGCCGACTAACTTTTCTTCAAAATGGAAAACGATTTACGTGCCAGTTTGGAAAAATCCCACCTCTGAGATTCGCTTGGGAGAAATTCTCGCCCAGGAACTTAGGAAACGTATAGAAATGGCTGGCGATTTTCAAATAACTGACCAGGACGATGCAGATCTTATCCTTGAAGGCCAAATCCTTTCAGTTTCAGTAGGTGGCCTTTCTTATAACATTTATACTGAGACGCTTGAACGTCGAGTATATCTTAGGGCTAGGGCCAAACTTATAGACAAAACGGGTCATGTCATCTGGCGCAATGATAGCCTTTCGAGAACTGAAGAATATCCTGTTTTTCGTGAAGTAGTGGGAGAAGAAGTAGACCCTGGGCGAGAGTTAGCCTTACAAAAGATATGTCAGGACCTAGCAGAAATAATTTATCATCAAATATCTTCATCTTTTTAG
- a CDS encoding phosphate-starvation-inducible PsiE family protein: MERWCKEWHTLTFYQKFEQVVAWILTFVIALIILISLYDLLLQTFLILFKFRLNPLEHKVFQTLFGMFMTVLIALEFKHSILKVTVHKEGIVQVKTVVLIALLALTRKFIILDFKGVAPLKIFALAFSVLVLGIIYWLLREQSLRYKEE; encoded by the coding sequence ATGGAAAGATGGTGTAAAGAGTGGCATACCCTTACTTTTTATCAAAAGTTTGAACAGGTAGTGGCCTGGATTTTAACCTTTGTTATTGCTCTCATTATTTTGATCTCCCTCTATGATCTGCTCTTGCAGACTTTTTTAATCCTTTTCAAGTTTAGGTTAAATCCGCTTGAACACAAAGTTTTTCAAACCCTTTTTGGTATGTTTATGACGGTCTTAATTGCCCTTGAATTCAAGCATTCAATTTTAAAAGTTACCGTGCACAAAGAGGGAATTGTTCAGGTAAAAACCGTGGTTTTGATAGCCCTTTTGGCCCTTACTCGTAAGTTTATTATTTTGGACTTTAAGGGAGTAGCTCCTCTTAAAATTTTTGCTTTGGCATTTTCGGTGTTGGTTTTAGGAATAATTTATTGGCTTCTAAGAGAACAATCTTTACGTTACAAGGAAGAATAA
- the mutL gene encoding DNA mismatch repair endonuclease MutL: MARIKILPENIARKIAAGEVIERPASVVKELCENAFDAQAKQIEVELADGGLSLIRVRDNGLGMSPEDLKVCYLPHATSKIETEEDLLRIRTWGFRGEALSSIAAVSELTITSREKEALIGARIKIKFGKEVSFVEKGLAPGTIVEVVNLFANVPARRAFLKSPRAETARVNEIVKLMALENPQTNLSLKTKGKILFEYNYKLGRLGLLAEFSGLKAENFLTEEVEVRDIRLTIILSKSEHFFPTARYLYFLVNNRVVKDKLISAAAFEGLKSVYPKGRYPALLLALTLPPEQVDVNVHPAKWEVRFREERRLFELIKKSLENLFKPTVSFEIKTKIEEDLPISYDRKTTSEEDIWSTSKVAEPAENIFKKPSTLFSKNTSYQVLSRFGKEFFLILADDELYIFDYHAAHERLLFEQWKKELKDNLKIQALLVPQVFSLTGKSLERVEILLPVLNSLGFEIDFFGEEKIILRSVPALLGDFSREVLEKFLAEELSFSAENLLEEVMARISCKAARKAGEKLSFEEVLNLFIEVKNTGLSNCPHGRPLYWRIGLDEVRRKLGRKI, encoded by the coding sequence ATGGCGCGTATCAAGATTTTACCCGAAAACATAGCCAGAAAGATAGCCGCTGGCGAGGTTATAGAACGCCCAGCCTCGGTAGTCAAGGAACTTTGTGAAAATGCCTTTGACGCCCAGGCCAAACAAATAGAAGTAGAACTTGCCGATGGTGGACTTTCCCTAATTAGAGTAAGAGATAACGGCCTTGGTATGTCTCCTGAAGACTTAAAAGTCTGCTATCTTCCCCACGCTACCAGTAAAATTGAGACCGAAGAAGACCTTTTACGTATTAGGACTTGGGGTTTCAGAGGAGAAGCCCTTTCTAGCATTGCCGCTGTCTCCGAGCTTACTATTACTTCGCGTGAAAAAGAGGCCCTAATAGGAGCTAGGATAAAAATAAAGTTCGGTAAAGAAGTCTCTTTTGTGGAAAAAGGGCTAGCCCCAGGCACTATCGTTGAAGTTGTTAATCTTTTTGCCAATGTACCAGCCAGAAGGGCCTTCTTAAAAAGTCCGCGTGCGGAAACAGCAAGGGTAAATGAAATTGTAAAACTTATGGCCCTTGAAAACCCTCAAACTAATTTAAGCCTTAAAACTAAAGGTAAAATTCTTTTTGAATATAATTACAAGCTCGGGCGTTTAGGACTTTTAGCTGAATTTTCTGGTCTCAAAGCAGAAAATTTCCTAACAGAAGAAGTAGAAGTAAGAGACATCCGCTTAACTATTATCCTTTCTAAAAGTGAACATTTCTTTCCCACGGCAAGATATCTATATTTTCTGGTAAATAACCGAGTGGTCAAAGATAAGCTTATTTCTGCCGCCGCCTTTGAAGGCCTAAAAAGTGTTTATCCCAAAGGGCGCTATCCCGCCCTGCTCCTTGCCCTTACCCTTCCGCCTGAACAGGTGGACGTAAACGTACATCCAGCCAAATGGGAAGTACGCTTTCGCGAAGAACGCCGCCTTTTTGAACTAATTAAAAAAAGTCTTGAAAATCTATTTAAGCCTACTGTTTCCTTTGAAATCAAAACTAAAATTGAAGAAGACTTACCTATCTCATATGACCGTAAAACTACTTCAGAAGAAGACATCTGGTCCACTTCCAAAGTAGCTGAACCAGCGGAAAATATTTTTAAAAAACCCTCAACGTTATTTTCTAAAAATACGAGTTATCAAGTACTTTCTCGCTTCGGTAAAGAATTTTTTCTAATCCTTGCTGATGATGAACTTTATATATTTGATTACCACGCTGCTCATGAAAGGCTTCTTTTTGAACAATGGAAAAAGGAATTAAAAGATAATTTAAAAATTCAAGCCCTCCTCGTACCACAAGTGTTTTCCCTTACGGGAAAAAGTCTTGAAAGAGTGGAAATTCTTCTGCCTGTGCTTAATTCTCTTGGCTTTGAGATAGATTTTTTCGGAGAGGAAAAAATCATTTTAAGAAGCGTTCCGGCACTTTTAGGCGACTTTTCAAGAGAAGTTTTAGAAAAATTTCTGGCCGAAGAACTAAGTTTTTCTGCAGAAAATCTTTTGGAAGAAGTAATGGCAAGAATCTCATGTAAGGCTGCCCGCAAAGCCGGTGAAAAATTATCTTTTGAAGAAGTGCTTAATTTATTCATTGAAGTTAAAAATACCGGGCTTTCTAATTGCCCTCACGGAAGACCTCTTTATTGGAGAATTGGCCTTGATGAAGTGCGCCGCAAACTCGGACGAAAGATTTGA
- the miaA gene encoding tRNA (adenosine(37)-N6)-dimethylallyltransferase MiaA, with protein MKCAANSDERFEHNIPLIAVVGPTGVGKTEVGIFLGEHLNGEIINYDSVQVYQLLNIGAAKPSKEELARVPHHLLDFLPLDEKFNAARFVEMADRVIKKLHHQKKIPILVGGTGLYLKALLHGLFEVGDTSSARKKLKERLKKEGLKPLYEELLKIDPTYAQKISPRDWVRILRALEIYYTTGKPFSELAKKHAFARRRYPCFKVGLSLPREELYRRLDQRVDKMLEAGLLDEIRDILARGYSSGLKPLKSIGYKHMIAYLKGELAFEEAVRLMKRDTRRYAKRQLTWFKKDPEVKWFHPEEKEKILTEAQRFLNSYRF; from the coding sequence ATGAAGTGCGCCGCAAACTCGGACGAAAGATTTGAGCACAATATTCCTTTGATAGCCGTAGTGGGGCCCACAGGGGTAGGGAAAACCGAAGTAGGTATATTTTTAGGTGAACACCTGAATGGCGAAATCATAAACTATGATTCTGTCCAGGTATACCAGTTACTAAACATCGGGGCCGCCAAGCCAAGCAAGGAAGAACTTGCCCGAGTGCCACACCATTTGCTTGACTTTTTACCTCTTGATGAAAAATTTAACGCCGCTCGTTTTGTAGAGATGGCCGATCGGGTAATTAAAAAACTACACCACCAAAAAAAAATACCTATTTTGGTAGGCGGAACAGGACTTTACCTCAAGGCCCTGCTCCATGGTCTTTTCGAGGTGGGGGACACTTCTTCTGCCAGGAAAAAGTTAAAAGAAAGACTTAAAAAAGAAGGACTTAAGCCTCTTTACGAAGAACTCCTAAAAATTGACCCTACCTATGCCCAAAAAATAAGTCCTAGAGACTGGGTTCGCATCTTGCGGGCCCTAGAAATTTATTACACTACGGGAAAGCCCTTTTCGGAGCTTGCCAAAAAACACGCGTTTGCTAGAAGGCGGTATCCCTGTTTTAAAGTTGGCCTTAGTCTGCCGCGAGAAGAACTATATCGTCGCCTTGATCAGAGAGTTGATAAAATGCTTGAAGCTGGCCTTTTAGATGAAATTCGCGATATTCTAGCCAGAGGCTATTCTTCAGGGCTTAAGCCACTTAAATCCATTGGTTATAAACACATGATAGCCTATCTCAAAGGAGAATTAGCTTTCGAAGAAGCCGTACGCCTTATGAAGAGAGACACCAGACGCTATGCTAAAAGACAACTCACCTGGTTTAAAAAAGACCCTGAAGTAAAGTGGTTTCACCCAGAAGAAAAAGAAAAAATCCTTACCGAGGCCCAAAGATTTTTAAACTCGTATCGGTTTTAA
- a CDS encoding GGDEF domain-containing protein, which yields MFEGAREEIVPKATEASGFEEKLKAERESLLAAWIAFLELQRAKKVPFPPQYADAFYAATKVKKKDNYILNLLIEGKGLFNSLLEKLDPHLAGRIGIAEEINKIANYIRRIEELEQELSFLKESFLRDKLTFLWNKNALEKFFYEVVIANIFEEDYLLCYFDLDKFKSINDKYGHKWGDRALIAFAEVLRRNLKPKDFPCRLHGDEFCAVIVGVTLDKFTSFAEELYEKGFAMKFPDGVHQIKFSIGLTNIIASDNLEKALERADFSMYWCKENGSLKPIRV from the coding sequence ATGTTTGAAGGCGCTAGAGAAGAAATTGTTCCCAAAGCAACAGAGGCTTCAGGTTTCGAAGAAAAACTCAAGGCCGAAAGAGAATCCCTTTTAGCAGCTTGGATTGCTTTTCTTGAGCTTCAACGGGCCAAGAAAGTTCCTTTCCCTCCTCAATATGCCGATGCCTTTTATGCGGCTACCAAAGTCAAGAAGAAAGACAATTATATTTTGAATCTCTTAATTGAAGGGAAAGGGCTTTTTAATTCTCTTCTTGAAAAGCTTGATCCTCATTTGGCAGGCCGTATTGGCATCGCCGAAGAAATTAACAAGATCGCCAATTACATTCGCCGCATAGAAGAGCTTGAACAGGAGCTTTCTTTCTTAAAAGAGAGTTTTTTGCGGGATAAACTAACTTTTCTCTGGAATAAAAACGCCCTTGAGAAGTTTTTTTACGAAGTAGTAATCGCTAACATCTTTGAAGAGGACTATCTGCTTTGCTATTTTGATTTAGATAAATTTAAGTCTATTAACGATAAATACGGCCATAAATGGGGGGACCGGGCCCTTATAGCCTTTGCTGAGGTGTTAAGGCGAAACCTCAAACCCAAAGACTTTCCCTGCCGGCTCCATGGTGATGAGTTTTGTGCGGTAATTGTAGGGGTTACCCTTGATAAGTTTACTTCCTTTGCTGAAGAATTATACGAAAAAGGTTTTGCTATGAAGTTTCCAGATGGAGTTCACCAGATAAAATTTTCCATAGGGCTTACTAATATCATTGCCTCTGACAATCTGGAGAAGGCCCTTGAGCGAGCGGATTTTTCTATGTACTGGTGTAAGGAAAACGGGTCTTTAAAACCGATACGAGTTTAA
- a CDS encoding damage-control phosphatase ARMT1 family protein, which translates to MITFKQIPEYCRPCLENLVKQAMGFACGEDHEKLTLALSWLDEIYDESTSPPLIASKLHCRIKNYCQNEDPYAPLKTREIDISRDIFQRYGKDFEDSFRKRLIFSLLGNTIDFFRPPEDIEEVLKTGLTLAIDHVIEIENRLKQSQTIILLTDNAGEVFFDLPLLKWFSQRGYEIYYAVKPKPIQNDLSLSDLEKLHLKIPAKVIATGAEMVGLDLDYASEEFKKLYLNADLVLAKGMGHFETLSMKPGREEIAFLLCAKCVPVATALKVPHKSYVVFLME; encoded by the coding sequence GTGATTACATTTAAACAGATTCCTGAATATTGTCGTCCTTGTTTAGAGAATTTAGTCAAACAGGCCATGGGGTTTGCCTGTGGTGAGGACCACGAAAAGCTTACTTTAGCCCTTTCCTGGCTTGATGAGATTTATGATGAAAGCACGTCTCCTCCGTTAATAGCTTCTAAGCTTCACTGCCGCATAAAAAATTATTGTCAAAATGAAGACCCCTATGCGCCTTTGAAGACTAGAGAGATAGATATAAGCCGAGATATTTTTCAAAGATACGGGAAAGATTTTGAAGATAGCTTTAGAAAACGATTAATCTTTTCTCTTTTAGGCAATACGATAGATTTTTTTCGTCCGCCAGAAGATATAGAAGAAGTCCTTAAAACTGGTCTAACGCTGGCTATTGACCACGTAATCGAAATAGAAAATCGCCTTAAACAATCTCAAACTATTATTTTGCTTACCGATAATGCTGGCGAAGTTTTTTTTGATTTACCATTACTTAAGTGGTTTTCTCAGAGGGGATACGAGATTTATTACGCCGTTAAGCCTAAACCCATTCAAAATGACCTATCTCTTTCTGACCTTGAAAAACTACATCTCAAAATACCGGCCAAAGTGATCGCTACTGGAGCTGAGATGGTAGGGCTTGATCTAGATTATGCCTCAGAGGAGTTCAAAAAACTTTATTTAAATGCCGATCTGGTTTTGGCTAAAGGCATGGGCCATTTTGAAACTTTGAGTATGAAACCGGGAAGAGAAGAAATTGCTTTTTTGCTCTGTGCCAAATGTGTGCCAGTAGCTACAGCCTTAAAAGTTCCCCACAAAAGTTACGTAGTTTTTTTAATGGAATAA
- a CDS encoding HNH endonuclease codes for MSSNGSILSEKVLVLNRSYQAVQITTVQRAICHLVKGTAKVITPDWTTHTLEEWILASQFYANGNGHRFIRSPNLSFLAPDAIYLTTYDRLPRVEVVFSRANLMMRDRYTCQYCGKSVKNPKDRTIDHIIPRSRGGKTTWENVVLCCRKCNIKKGNRTPEEAGMKLLSKPKAPRWESLIMEDFPKEKQKVWRHFLDFAGLIEF; via the coding sequence TTGAGTAGTAACGGAAGTATCCTAAGCGAAAAGGTCTTAGTGCTTAACCGTAGTTATCAAGCAGTACAGATCACTACGGTACAAAGGGCTATTTGTCACCTAGTAAAAGGAACAGCCAAAGTAATTACTCCTGATTGGACCACCCATACTTTAGAAGAGTGGATTCTTGCCTCGCAATTTTATGCTAACGGCAATGGACATCGTTTTATAAGGAGCCCTAATCTTTCCTTCTTAGCCCCAGACGCCATTTATCTCACCACTTATGACCGCCTTCCTCGCGTTGAAGTGGTTTTTTCGCGGGCTAATCTTATGATGAGAGATCGTTATACCTGCCAATATTGTGGCAAAAGTGTTAAAAATCCTAAAGACCGCACTATTGACCACATCATCCCCCGTTCCCGTGGAGGCAAAACCACCTGGGAAAATGTAGTACTTTGTTGCCGCAAATGTAATATTAAGAAAGGCAACCGCACGCCAGAAGAAGCCGGTATGAAACTACTTTCAAAACCTAAGGCCCCACGCTGGGAAAGCCTCATTATGGAAGATTTCCCTAAAGAAAAACAAAAAGTCTGGCGTCATTTCCTTGATTTTGCCGGCCTTATAGAATTTTAA
- a CDS encoding chemotaxis protein CheW yields MSLPTPEKQEKSIVSEKTKLFITFWLADFLFALPVEEVVEINRSLDITPVPQAPNYVSGIINLRGQILTAIDLAQRIGLKREREANHNVIVGREEEPLSLLVEQIGDVLEIPISQIEEPPEVIEGIDTDFVKNVSKLPDRLLVILDSEKLFKV; encoded by the coding sequence ATGAGCCTACCAACTCCTGAAAAACAGGAAAAAAGTATAGTATCTGAAAAAACTAAACTTTTTATTACTTTTTGGTTAGCAGATTTTTTGTTTGCTTTGCCGGTGGAAGAGGTAGTGGAGATTAATCGTTCCCTTGATATCACACCAGTACCACAAGCTCCTAATTACGTGAGCGGAATAATTAATCTGCGTGGTCAAATACTTACAGCTATTGATCTGGCCCAAAGGATTGGGCTTAAGAGAGAACGAGAAGCCAATCATAACGTAATTGTGGGCCGAGAAGAAGAACCCCTAAGCCTCTTGGTAGAACAAATTGGTGATGTGCTTGAAATACCAATTTCTCAAATAGAAGAACCACCAGAGGTAATAGAAGGTATTGATACTGATTTTGTAAAAAATGTATCCAAGCTTCCTGATAGACTTTTAGTAATTCTTGATTCTGAAAAATTGTTTAAAGTTTAG
- a CDS encoding DnaJ C-terminal domain-containing protein gives MMAFDPYRILGISPGAKPEEIKRAFRRKARLLHPDRGGEEKAFRELKRSYEFLKKKHLSPSLEIVKKRPGQGNYVFSFLDVTAKELALGAEVVVAVPGPPVKCEACQGKGKDLSGRKITCEVCKGKGQIFLNDKNIAISCPHCEGKGVKWLDLCPHCRGKGAIAQDMEITLKLPLGARPGDILYLPAEKVEARVDLYFELQVHESCGFYFEGETLVLKVRVPFWEAALKEEISICTLEGPETIKIPENFSQTYCVTLPKRGAYLSDGSRDDLLVKFEVYFPENLPKIVCQKLKEIKEIMKEVKDEPTNS, from the coding sequence ATGATGGCTTTTGATCCATATCGTATTTTAGGAATATCTCCTGGAGCAAAACCAGAAGAGATAAAACGGGCCTTCAGGCGTAAGGCCCGTCTCCTTCATCCTGACAGAGGAGGAGAAGAAAAAGCCTTTCGGGAGCTTAAGCGTTCTTATGAATTTTTAAAAAAGAAACACTTAAGCCCTTCCCTTGAAATTGTAAAAAAACGGCCCGGACAAGGGAATTATGTTTTTTCTTTCTTAGATGTAACGGCTAAAGAGTTGGCCCTAGGGGCTGAAGTAGTGGTTGCGGTGCCAGGTCCTCCAGTTAAATGTGAGGCTTGTCAGGGAAAAGGAAAAGATTTGTCAGGTCGTAAAATTACGTGTGAAGTTTGTAAAGGAAAGGGACAAATTTTTTTGAACGATAAGAATATAGCGATTTCGTGCCCCCATTGTGAAGGTAAAGGTGTTAAATGGCTTGATTTATGCCCCCACTGCCGAGGAAAAGGAGCTATAGCTCAAGACATGGAAATAACACTTAAACTTCCTTTGGGAGCGCGACCTGGAGATATTCTTTATTTACCAGCAGAAAAAGTTGAAGCCCGGGTGGATCTTTATTTTGAGCTCCAAGTCCATGAGTCTTGTGGCTTTTATTTTGAGGGAGAAACTTTAGTTCTAAAAGTTAGAGTTCCTTTTTGGGAGGCAGCCTTAAAAGAAGAAATTTCTATCTGTACCCTTGAAGGTCCTGAAACGATAAAGATTCCTGAAAACTTTTCGCAAACATATTGTGTGACCTTACCAAAGAGAGGGGCTTATTTATCTGATGGTTCTCGAGATGATTTATTAGTTAAATTTGAGGTCTATTTTCCAGAAAATTTGCCGAAAATAGTATGCCAAAAACTTAAAGAAATAAAGGAAATAATGAAGGAGGTAAAAGATGAGCCTACCAACTCCTGA
- a CDS encoding chemotaxis protein CheW, giving the protein MSFEEDVLKDFITEAKENLERLDEEFVELEQRPEDKELLSSIFRTIHTIKGTAGFFGFKTLEAIAHFAEDILAKLRDGLVVADEETIDVLLKSVDYIKAIIAALEETGKEPIDDTYLEFLVDLRNFAEKVAKRAEGGGEDKKPSQEAKAEEASETSPEEKAKTEEQPKSEKTSEKEKTQPEEQPQKEAEAKVPAPKKEPEKKEKATPKTDKTPHVQLTETHVRVDVKLLDQLMNLAGELVLSRNRLVQIASRLSDSELQNATQNLSLVTTELQEKIMKTRMQPIGNVFNKFPRIVRDLARSTGKKVTLRIEGADTELDRSIIDAIKDPLTHLVRNSIDHGIEDPDIRVQVGKPPAGTLILRAYHEGGQVVIEIEDDGRGIDVEKVKQKAIEKGLISPSEAEKLSDREALALIFRPGFSTAEKVTNISGRGVGMDVVKTNVEKLGGSIDIQSVLGAGTTVRLKIPLTLAIIPALVVTCNSQRYAIPQVSLRELVGLSEETRKNIHQIGNSEFFRLRGEMVPIIRLSKILGVQPSEENHKEESLVILTSGAMDFGLVVDEIWDSEEIVVKPLGKHFKDLSIFAGATIMGDGKMALILDVVGISRKIGLKTEDVDRAKETIVSETFTEDDQQFILLFNVAPEEQFAIPLALVARLDKISADKLEFVGGKEIIQYRGRSMPIIRLENFLPIQPLPEQEEYHLLVFAEGENEVALLVSRIVDSIQTKIDLDEKLYQIEGVLGSAIIKDRTTLFLDVYKIIEMHDPYFFVKVVPQDDRPYRVLLAEDSPFFRQMIANYLASSGYEVETATDGLDAWEKLQKDSFDVLITDIEMPRMTGIELAKQVRSDERFANLPIIALTSLASDEDRRRGLEAGIDEYQVKLERSRVLESLAELLKRKKEEAQAA; this is encoded by the coding sequence ATGAGTTTTGAAGAAGATGTCCTAAAGGACTTTATTACCGAGGCTAAAGAAAATTTAGAACGTTTAGATGAAGAATTTGTTGAACTTGAGCAGCGGCCAGAAGACAAAGAGCTTTTATCAAGTATTTTTAGAACTATTCACACTATCAAAGGAACAGCTGGCTTCTTTGGTTTTAAAACTTTAGAAGCCATTGCCCACTTTGCTGAAGATATCCTGGCCAAACTTCGTGACGGATTAGTTGTAGCTGATGAAGAAACTATAGACGTGTTACTAAAGTCGGTGGATTACATTAAGGCCATAATTGCCGCCCTTGAAGAAACAGGGAAAGAACCTATAGATGATACCTATCTTGAATTTCTGGTGGATTTGCGAAATTTTGCCGAAAAAGTGGCCAAAAGAGCTGAAGGGGGAGGGGAGGATAAAAAGCCATCTCAGGAAGCGAAGGCGGAAGAGGCTTCCGAGACTTCTCCTGAAGAAAAAGCTAAAACCGAAGAACAACCTAAATCTGAAAAGACTTCCGAGAAAGAAAAAACCCAACCTGAAGAACAGCCCCAAAAAGAAGCTGAGGCCAAAGTTCCAGCCCCCAAGAAGGAGCCAGAGAAAAAAGAAAAAGCAACTCCAAAAACAGATAAAACTCCTCATGTCCAGCTTACTGAGACTCATGTACGAGTAGATGTCAAACTTCTTGACCAGCTTATGAATCTGGCTGGAGAGCTTGTTCTTTCCAGAAACAGGCTGGTGCAAATTGCCTCCAGACTAAGCGACTCAGAGCTTCAAAACGCCACGCAAAATCTTTCTTTAGTAACTACTGAGCTTCAAGAAAAGATAATGAAGACGCGCATGCAGCCTATTGGTAATGTGTTCAATAAGTTCCCTCGCATAGTGCGAGACCTTGCCCGTTCAACAGGGAAGAAAGTTACTTTGCGCATAGAGGGGGCTGATACTGAGCTAGACCGTTCTATCATTGATGCCATAAAAGACCCACTAACCCACTTAGTGCGTAACTCTATTGACCATGGTATCGAAGATCCTGACATTAGAGTTCAGGTAGGTAAACCTCCTGCTGGTACGCTGATTCTTCGAGCTTATCATGAAGGGGGCCAAGTAGTTATAGAAATTGAAGATGACGGCCGAGGTATAGACGTTGAAAAGGTAAAACAAAAGGCCATTGAAAAAGGCTTAATTTCTCCTTCTGAGGCCGAAAAATTAAGTGATCGAGAGGCTTTGGCCCTGATTTTTAGGCCTGGTTTTTCCACGGCGGAAAAGGTCACTAACATTTCTGGCCGTGGTGTGGGCATGGATGTAGTTAAAACTAACGTAGAAAAACTTGGTGGAAGTATAGATATTCAGTCTGTACTTGGGGCAGGAACAACTGTTAGACTAAAGATTCCGCTTACTCTTGCCATTATCCCCGCCTTGGTGGTTACCTGTAATAGTCAACGTTACGCTATCCCTCAAGTAAGCTTGAGAGAACTGGTAGGCCTTTCAGAGGAGACCCGTAAAAATATCCATCAGATTGGTAATTCTGAATTCTTTAGATTGAGAGGAGAGATGGTCCCCATAATCAGGCTCTCTAAAATTCTTGGCGTACAACCCAGTGAGGAAAATCATAAAGAAGAAAGTCTCGTGATTCTTACTAGTGGGGCTATGGACTTTGGGCTGGTGGTAGATGAGATATGGGATTCTGAAGAGATAGTAGTAAAGCCCCTTGGTAAGCATTTCAAAGACCTTTCCATTTTTGCCGGGGCGACCATCATGGGTGACGGAAAAATGGCTCTTATTCTTGATGTAGTTGGCATTTCTAGAAAAATTGGCCTTAAGACCGAGGATGTAGATCGTGCTAAAGAAACGATAGTAAGCGAAACATTCACCGAAGATGATCAGCAATTCATTTTACTCTTCAATGTAGCTCCTGAAGAACAATTTGCCATTCCCTTGGCTTTAGTGGCTCGTTTAGACAAGATTTCAGCTGATAAACTTGAGTTTGTCGGTGGTAAAGAGATTATTCAATATCGTGGGCGTAGTATGCCGATTATTCGGCTTGAAAACTTCCTGCCTATACAACCCTTGCCTGAACAGGAAGAATATCATTTGTTGGTATTTGCTGAGGGTGAAAACGAGGTAGCCCTTTTAGTGTCCCGTATCGTAGATAGTATCCAAACTAAAATAGATCTTGACGAAAAACTCTATCAAATTGAAGGGGTTTTAGGTTCGGCGATTATTAAAGACCGTACGACGCTTTTCTTAGATGTTTACAAGATCATTGAAATGCATGATCCCTATTTCTTCGTAAAAGTTGTCCCTCAAGATGATAGACCTTATCGAGTACTTCTGGCCGAGGATTCTCCATTTTTCCGTCAAATGATTGCCAATTATTTGGCTTCCTCTGGTTATGAAGTAGAAACTGCTACTGATGGCCTGGATGCCTGGGAAAAACTCCAGAAAGACTCTTTTGACGTGCTGATTACTGATATTGAAATGCCAAGGATGACCGGTATTGAACTGGCCAAGCAAGTGCGAAGTGACGAACGCTTTGCCAATCTTCCGATTATAGCCCTTACTTCTTTGGCTAGTGATGAAGACCGACGCCGAGGTCTTGAAGCTGGAATTGACGAATATCAGGTGAAACTTGAAAGAAGCAGAGTACTTGAATCTTTAGCTGAGCTATTAAAAAGGAAAAAAGAAGAAGCGCAGGCAGCATGA